In one Zobellia galactanivorans genomic region, the following are encoded:
- a CDS encoding chitobiase/beta-hexosaminidase C-terminal domain-containing protein, producing the protein MCTKKLTLLAFCITLFLGEGLAQEYIPKGEQDFYKGSHGPDADYILEGGLIKDLPPMPKVDFDFKGEGFDSEKLSEVPEPGVHPRVIMSPSDVERMKKMVAMGDQAPKFFKLQLEDLRKNVQWEVPENFEYYANPFGADGNIAKWALLALLTDDQDLGRRAAEATVAHALYLEPRIDILNHEETAESFKDVSYDFVRTDLKFGPYTYAQAYYSGGRKRVEELKEKYGMEYFFSNTPGGYFTLGWEYDYGYNFMTKEERTIVRRVIAKATYGKYDTGMAIPGQMYINNHMSCQANWIPLALAIEGEKGYDERILPIATWSLQNKLNYDLSSSGTTYENTKGFIPMLAVWAAGRRGNRNLLKHSHLLARAESEALNARKIYNRYVHRPRQRPNAPGLEDIRTGFDEPRFWRTSPGSGTGGHLEFWHIMKYFYPKDTRVDFVYNIKNSIFNADMFEGKKGEDYSGKLHKSWFQLPGITLITASEITSYEQKEELDQFEDMPRFWYDGERGMVTMGNGWQQDDMLVHMENRVDQYYAGHETPQHGDFQIWSHGIPWSPNVGAYRDASYRALVTVDGLAGVYQPVSGDSMTATNTAEAASSVVEMTTAYGWRKYEKLMELDHPALAQVNHIMGRFKESAYKLDRFSELPFQPRIKEHYDGFGHLDYGPWHGETRGVERYGKWANDMDHVFRTMHFARGKKPYLLVIDDLKKDDKAHQYDWRMPLIGDSYVYEVNPAAQNRHLELNTKGVIGTDIIMAMADNNVNRGRAATWEASYPVMKPNPKKGDPMLLVRVLWRNSNFPFPLPNVQKAWGYNMLSIPANAVDPEYKVMLFPFRFGDKLPTTVWSDDLTQLTVNVGGNTDIYTFGRTDKERTVYAMERNGKNVMNSKATPSKPILIEKGQWTIDHNNPGYRPARLFIGKEMVSFEPSQLGSVVYYTTDGTEPGPTSKVYDGPIKIDKSCLLKARTYQDSWEFGEKWSPVSEFAFQKASPLKASGQVQSVQGLSAKVYELKTTIYDKKGFFQGDKISLPEVEDHKPILTSTSSNFTVPFAEPRQSSTLMTKSFYLFEGYFEAKEDGVYRFEVSSNGPIDFSMGTASVLRVDKQYGLSYKSRYGEVALAKGKHKFRLLVCDPMFWKGDIEEAYKIKVGVKRPGEKQYTPVQDQELTTKAPFVLRGNETHVDQVRLKLLTDHSKLKYAYTLDGSDPLVAKARELQEIVVTEPGLHSLRVAAFKNGSRLGEIIGKRIHVLKAHPAVEVASVQGIRIQKYDRIDLLGGNNDIPENGLAPSYFEVKGSKPYEDRFVTALSANDTPRKLMVYTGLFEVVADGVYEFMMPNGKDNSVQLVIDGETVLHRRVHAPALPGSIYLKKGKHRIQIKVALGKAEISVKYPNDNAVQDFPVSAITVPLTPTFKIAGEELSNNAIEIFEDTQLSLAAPDKAYKIRYSLNDGKIQSYKRPLKVSKSTVVKAGLFKNKTLIGEFREVHLERNEIPEKGLVAYLASEEITNGLTPVNGGGNVSAVVEGGVIVPGKIGNGIGLFKKISQLVVDEMHTHEDAATVSMWINFKDKSNVMFVTGLPYFYEEYTLENRGSALQADYARGIGLIKKELNEADMAPGKWFHVAATYGEEIRLYFNGQMINSVQVQNKSARRGSGRASKINLMVNRSGAANATMDECRIYDRVLTAKEIETIYNAEK; encoded by the coding sequence ATGTGTACTAAAAAATTGACTTTATTAGCTTTTTGCATAACCCTTTTTTTAGGGGAAGGGCTTGCCCAAGAATATATTCCGAAAGGCGAACAAGATTTCTATAAGGGAAGCCACGGACCGGATGCGGATTATATTTTGGAAGGTGGATTAATAAAAGATTTGCCTCCCATGCCCAAGGTCGATTTTGATTTTAAGGGTGAAGGTTTTGATTCGGAAAAACTGAGCGAGGTACCCGAGCCAGGGGTACATCCGAGGGTAATCATGAGCCCGTCGGATGTTGAGCGAATGAAGAAGATGGTGGCTATGGGAGACCAGGCCCCGAAATTCTTCAAACTGCAGTTAGAAGATCTGCGCAAGAATGTACAATGGGAAGTGCCTGAAAATTTTGAGTATTATGCCAATCCTTTCGGTGCGGACGGTAATATTGCCAAATGGGCCCTCTTGGCCTTGCTGACCGATGATCAAGATTTAGGGAGGCGCGCAGCGGAGGCAACTGTGGCGCATGCCTTGTATTTGGAACCTCGTATCGATATCCTAAATCATGAGGAAACCGCGGAAAGCTTCAAAGATGTATCCTACGACTTTGTTAGGACCGATTTAAAATTTGGCCCCTATACCTACGCCCAAGCCTATTATTCCGGAGGACGTAAAAGAGTAGAGGAGCTAAAGGAAAAATACGGCATGGAATACTTCTTTTCCAACACCCCGGGAGGTTATTTTACTTTGGGATGGGAATACGACTATGGGTATAATTTTATGACCAAGGAAGAGCGTACCATTGTACGTAGGGTCATTGCTAAGGCCACCTATGGAAAATACGACACGGGAATGGCCATTCCCGGGCAGATGTACATCAATAACCATATGTCGTGCCAGGCCAACTGGATTCCCTTGGCACTTGCCATTGAAGGGGAAAAAGGATATGATGAAAGGATCTTGCCTATAGCTACGTGGAGTTTACAGAACAAATTAAATTACGACCTGTCTTCCAGTGGTACCACCTATGAGAATACCAAGGGATTTATACCCATGTTGGCCGTATGGGCCGCTGGTAGAAGGGGGAATCGCAACTTATTAAAGCATAGCCATCTTTTGGCAAGGGCCGAATCGGAGGCCTTGAATGCCCGAAAAATATACAACCGTTATGTACATCGGCCTCGTCAACGCCCAAATGCCCCCGGATTGGAAGATATACGAACAGGTTTTGATGAACCCCGATTTTGGCGTACCTCCCCAGGGAGTGGTACAGGCGGACATTTAGAGTTTTGGCACATAATGAAATACTTTTACCCTAAAGATACCCGGGTAGATTTTGTATACAACATAAAGAACTCCATATTCAATGCCGATATGTTTGAAGGCAAGAAGGGCGAAGATTATTCGGGAAAACTTCATAAATCGTGGTTTCAGTTACCAGGGATAACCCTCATAACGGCCTCTGAAATTACATCCTACGAACAGAAGGAAGAATTAGACCAGTTTGAAGATATGCCCCGCTTTTGGTATGACGGAGAACGGGGTATGGTCACCATGGGCAATGGTTGGCAACAAGATGATATGTTGGTACATATGGAGAATAGGGTAGACCAATACTACGCCGGACATGAGACTCCACAACATGGTGATTTTCAAATATGGTCACATGGTATTCCTTGGAGCCCAAACGTAGGGGCTTACCGAGATGCCTCATATAGGGCCTTGGTGACCGTAGACGGACTTGCAGGGGTCTATCAGCCTGTCTCTGGAGATTCGATGACGGCGACCAATACCGCAGAGGCGGCCTCAAGTGTAGTGGAAATGACCACGGCTTACGGCTGGAGAAAATATGAAAAGTTGATGGAACTAGACCATCCGGCCTTGGCACAGGTCAATCATATTATGGGACGTTTTAAGGAGTCGGCCTATAAATTAGATCGCTTCTCTGAACTGCCTTTCCAACCGAGGATAAAGGAACACTATGACGGATTCGGCCACTTGGATTACGGTCCGTGGCATGGGGAAACCCGTGGTGTGGAACGATATGGAAAATGGGCCAATGATATGGACCACGTGTTTCGTACCATGCATTTTGCACGTGGAAAAAAACCTTATTTATTGGTCATTGACGATTTGAAAAAAGACGACAAGGCCCATCAATACGATTGGCGAATGCCCCTTATAGGTGATTCGTATGTATATGAGGTAAACCCGGCGGCACAGAACCGTCATTTAGAATTGAATACCAAGGGCGTAATAGGAACCGATATCATTATGGCCATGGCCGATAATAATGTGAATAGGGGTAGGGCCGCAACATGGGAGGCCTCATATCCCGTTATGAAACCCAATCCTAAAAAGGGAGATCCCATGCTCTTGGTAAGGGTTTTATGGAGAAACAGTAATTTTCCGTTTCCCTTGCCCAATGTTCAAAAAGCTTGGGGATACAATATGTTGAGTATTCCGGCGAATGCCGTTGATCCAGAGTATAAGGTAATGCTTTTTCCTTTTCGATTTGGTGACAAATTGCCTACCACGGTGTGGTCGGATGACCTTACCCAACTTACGGTAAACGTTGGGGGGAATACCGATATCTACACTTTTGGGAGAACCGATAAAGAACGTACGGTCTACGCCATGGAGCGTAATGGCAAGAATGTTATGAACTCTAAAGCCACTCCGAGTAAGCCTATTTTAATTGAGAAGGGGCAGTGGACCATAGACCACAATAATCCAGGGTATCGCCCTGCCCGCCTGTTCATAGGCAAAGAGATGGTTTCTTTTGAGCCTTCCCAATTGGGTAGCGTGGTGTATTATACTACTGATGGAACCGAACCAGGTCCCACTTCAAAAGTCTATGACGGTCCCATTAAAATTGACAAGTCTTGTCTTTTAAAGGCGCGTACCTATCAAGACTCATGGGAATTTGGCGAAAAATGGAGTCCGGTTTCCGAATTTGCCTTCCAAAAGGCCAGTCCTTTGAAAGCTTCCGGTCAGGTACAGAGTGTTCAAGGCCTTTCTGCCAAGGTCTACGAGTTGAAAACAACGATATATGATAAAAAGGGATTCTTTCAAGGAGACAAAATATCTTTACCTGAAGTAGAAGATCACAAGCCTATCCTTACCTCTACAAGCTCCAATTTTACGGTGCCATTTGCAGAACCAAGGCAATCCAGTACTCTAATGACGAAGTCTTTCTACCTTTTTGAAGGGTATTTTGAGGCCAAGGAAGATGGTGTTTACAGGTTTGAGGTAAGCTCTAACGGCCCTATCGATTTTAGCATGGGAACTGCTTCGGTCTTACGTGTAGACAAGCAATACGGACTCTCGTACAAGAGTAGGTATGGGGAGGTGGCCCTCGCCAAAGGCAAGCATAAGTTCAGGCTTTTGGTTTGTGATCCCATGTTTTGGAAAGGCGATATCGAGGAAGCTTATAAAATTAAGGTGGGTGTTAAGCGACCGGGAGAAAAACAATATACACCGGTGCAAGACCAAGAGTTGACTACCAAGGCTCCCTTTGTACTACGTGGAAACGAAACCCATGTAGATCAAGTTAGGTTAAAACTGTTGACCGATCATTCCAAACTTAAGTATGCCTATACGCTAGATGGTTCCGACCCTCTTGTAGCAAAGGCAAGGGAATTACAGGAAATCGTGGTCACGGAACCCGGCTTACATTCGCTACGCGTGGCTGCTTTTAAAAACGGGTCTAGGCTTGGGGAAATTATCGGGAAGCGTATCCACGTGCTAAAGGCCCACCCTGCCGTGGAGGTAGCCTCCGTACAGGGAATAAGGATTCAAAAATATGATCGAATCGATTTACTGGGAGGCAATAATGACATTCCTGAAAATGGATTGGCTCCTTCATATTTTGAAGTGAAGGGATCAAAACCTTACGAAGATCGTTTTGTAACTGCACTTTCTGCCAATGATACACCTAGAAAGCTGATGGTCTATACCGGTCTATTTGAGGTCGTGGCCGATGGCGTCTATGAATTTATGATGCCCAATGGTAAGGATAACAGTGTGCAATTGGTGATAGATGGCGAAACCGTCTTGCATAGAAGGGTACACGCCCCTGCCTTACCTGGCAGTATTTACCTCAAAAAGGGAAAGCACCGGATACAGATCAAAGTGGCACTTGGTAAGGCGGAAATCAGTGTTAAATATCCCAACGACAATGCCGTACAAGACTTTCCGGTATCGGCTATTACCGTGCCTTTGACGCCGACCTTTAAAATTGCAGGGGAAGAACTAAGCAATAATGCCATAGAAATTTTTGAGGATACTCAGTTGTCATTGGCCGCTCCCGACAAGGCGTACAAGATCCGGTATAGTCTCAATGACGGAAAGATTCAATCGTACAAACGCCCCTTAAAAGTGTCAAAGTCGACGGTCGTAAAGGCTGGATTGTTCAAGAACAAGACATTGATTGGTGAATTTAGGGAAGTCCACCTAGAAAGAAACGAGATTCCGGAAAAAGGTTTGGTCGCCTATTTGGCTTCAGAGGAAATTACAAACGGACTTACCCCGGTAAACGGAGGGGGCAATGTTTCCGCAGTCGTTGAGGGTGGTGTAATCGTCCCAGGGAAGATAGGCAACGGAATAGGGTTGTTCAAGAAAATTTCACAGTTGGTGGTCGATGAAATGCATACGCATGAAGATGCGGCGACCGTTAGTATGTGGATAAATTTTAAGGATAAGTCAAACGTCATGTTCGTTACGGGACTACCTTATTTCTATGAAGAATATACCTTAGAGAATAGGGGGAGTGCTCTTCAGGCAGACTATGCCAGGGGCATCGGACTGATAAAAAAGGAACTGAACGAAGCCGACATGGCCCCAGGCAAATGGTTTCACGTGGCAGCGACCTACGGAGAAGAAATCCGACTGTATTTTAATGGGCAAATGATCAATTCGGTACAAGTACAGAACAAATCGGCAAGAAGGGGAAGCGGCCGGGCGTCAAAAATCAACCTGATGGTCAATAGGTCAGGGGCTGCCAATGCTACCATGGACGAATGTCGCATATACGATAGGGTCTTGACCGCTAAGGAAATCGAAACTATCTATAATGCCGAAAAATAG
- a CDS encoding Kelch repeat-containing protein, with translation MRFLYYLLLVVACSCIGGKHTDPVWKTYGSIPVRPPESTISLTYDGGNTYWALTSSKGSKGNTLMVLPAGKKVWEKETLSHAPSGLWHTVLADEHGMLWLASNKSLLYCDLRDLSQGWTEFTGLAEGDIMDLAIGSNGSALLGLNSGNLIEVDLEKTTKDGTSSYLPSLKVHRIPKGLKSLSLDDRGDVICVTTEGSLSVDLGGAWMENWEMVARMPGSNHDLRGDVLDHRFYMAGGLTAEYGYPMDSYAYSKLFAFDPETNNWEVIADLGVPRVYCATGTLNGQLWVAGGDLLPEKGERHTTRMVQKVDPKSGTVKTAPSLNNNLSAPLAFNSRGRLYVMGYTNWLGDAQAPLYVTSIGEGETQWRTEPTGPEGKGAIYGCKYKDQICIVVANTYLALFDPITNQWTTIDMPLKVRSPQVASINDEIWVMGGRDTNNQAGVQIYNLKNKQWKMGPDLPRELAWGVGFNLNGQLYVTGGAAGKSYNNRTFRLKNK, from the coding sequence ATGCGATTTCTATATTATTTGTTGCTCGTAGTGGCTTGTTCCTGTATAGGGGGCAAGCATACAGATCCTGTTTGGAAAACATATGGCAGTATTCCTGTGCGGCCTCCAGAATCTACTATTTCCTTGACTTATGACGGTGGGAATACATATTGGGCCCTTACTTCGAGCAAAGGCAGCAAGGGAAATACGCTCATGGTACTCCCGGCGGGAAAGAAGGTCTGGGAGAAGGAGACTTTAAGCCATGCTCCGTCAGGACTTTGGCATACGGTACTGGCCGACGAACATGGGATGTTATGGTTGGCGAGTAACAAGAGCTTGTTGTATTGTGACCTTAGGGATTTAAGTCAAGGGTGGACCGAATTTACGGGCTTGGCCGAAGGCGATATTATGGACCTTGCCATAGGCAGCAATGGTTCCGCCTTATTGGGGTTGAACTCGGGAAACCTCATTGAGGTCGATTTGGAGAAAACCACAAAGGACGGAACTAGTTCCTATCTCCCTAGTTTAAAAGTTCACCGTATACCAAAGGGACTAAAATCGTTGAGCCTCGATGATCGAGGTGATGTAATTTGTGTAACCACGGAAGGCAGCCTTAGCGTAGATTTGGGGGGGGCATGGATGGAAAACTGGGAAATGGTCGCCCGTATGCCCGGGAGTAACCACGATCTTAGAGGTGATGTGTTAGACCATCGGTTTTATATGGCAGGAGGGCTTACGGCCGAGTATGGCTATCCTATGGACAGCTATGCGTATTCCAAGCTTTTTGCCTTCGATCCCGAAACGAATAATTGGGAGGTCATCGCCGACCTTGGGGTTCCAAGAGTATACTGTGCCACCGGCACCCTAAACGGACAGCTTTGGGTAGCGGGGGGAGACCTACTGCCCGAAAAAGGGGAAAGGCACACGACCCGTATGGTCCAAAAAGTAGACCCTAAAAGCGGAACTGTAAAAACAGCACCCTCCTTAAATAACAACCTCTCCGCGCCCTTGGCCTTTAATTCTAGGGGAAGGCTCTATGTTATGGGATATACCAACTGGTTAGGGGATGCCCAAGCGCCCTTATATGTGACCAGTATAGGTGAAGGGGAAACCCAATGGCGCACCGAACCGACAGGACCGGAAGGAAAAGGAGCCATTTACGGATGTAAGTATAAAGACCAAATTTGTATCGTAGTAGCCAACACGTATCTGGCCCTCTTTGATCCGATTACGAATCAGTGGACTACTATAGATATGCCCCTAAAAGTACGCTCTCCCCAAGTGGCGAGTATAAATGATGAAATTTGGGTGATGGGCGGACGTGATACCAATAATCAGGCCGGTGTACAGATATACAACCTTAAGAACAAACAGTGGAAAATGGGGCCTGACCTTCCTCGCGAATTGGCTTGGGGTGTCGGTTTTAATCTAAATGGGCAGCTCTACGTTACAGGTGGGGCTGCAGGAAAGAGTTATAACAACAGGACTTTTCGCTTGAAAAACAAGTAG
- a CDS encoding DUF7133 domain-containing protein produces MSIFKKRFILPALSVLMAMGSSCKKELRDTGKIYEKPLIVRDPAVRSLTPEESMETMHLPEGYRVELVASEPMIHEPVAIAWGPNQELYVAEMLTYMQDIDGTNENEPWSRISVLEDLDGDGEMDKSTVFIDSLILPRILLPLDDRVIVGQTYDRSLYSYRDTDGDKRADEKILILKDTVRDNANLEHQSANMMWSIDNWLYVSRNSFRYRFTRGKMEIDTLRDAPVGQWGLTEDENGQLFYSSAGGEVPALGFQQHPTYGNLEMPGKWEEGFEKVWPIIGTPDVQGGNKRLREDGTLNHFTASCGQSIFLGDQLPAYGDLFIPEPVGRLVRRAKVEHINGKTVLRNPYGETEFLASTDANFRPVESKTGPDGCLYIVDMYRGIIQEGNWVRKGSFLRPVVERKGFDKHIGKGRIYRIVHESGKPSRPERLLGRTSEELLSYLGHPNAWYRKTAQRLLVLRKDIAVVGELKDMVQGEEAFYKSWFNDTDLALGRLHALWTLEGMDAIDETLVLSALADEDARVRRAALRISERFLEVSNKEVFAAVSQLKTDSDKEVLVQLLLSLRSSPIGEAKTMMQQVVSGNAENEALTVIGEEGIKDVPLEIETLKKKYILERPELRNSVVNGYGHFKTICAACHGPNGEGIKNTAPRLVGSSRVKGSIDVPLRIVLNGLTGPVDGIKYAGVMAGMKGNDDQWIADVLTYVRTELNDTNRITERDVKRVREEVKDREAYWTLEELTGGK; encoded by the coding sequence ATGAGCATTTTTAAGAAACGTTTTATACTACCGGCTTTGTCCGTTTTAATGGCAATGGGCAGTAGTTGTAAAAAAGAGTTACGGGATACGGGCAAAATTTATGAAAAACCCCTTATCGTCAGGGATCCTGCCGTTAGGTCGTTGACTCCCGAAGAAAGTATGGAAACTATGCATTTGCCAGAGGGCTATCGTGTAGAGCTCGTAGCCAGCGAGCCAATGATCCACGAACCAGTGGCCATTGCTTGGGGACCCAACCAAGAACTCTATGTGGCAGAGATGCTGACTTATATGCAAGATATAGATGGTACCAATGAAAATGAACCATGGAGTAGGATTTCGGTATTGGAAGACCTTGATGGCGATGGGGAAATGGACAAGAGTACCGTATTCATTGATAGTTTGATTTTACCAAGGATTCTTTTGCCTTTAGATGATAGGGTAATCGTGGGACAAACCTATGACCGTAGCTTATACAGTTACCGCGATACGGATGGGGATAAGAGGGCCGATGAGAAAATACTGATTTTGAAAGATACGGTTCGGGACAACGCCAATCTAGAACATCAATCCGCCAATATGATGTGGAGTATAGACAATTGGTTGTACGTTTCACGAAATTCGTTTAGATATCGGTTTACCCGAGGTAAGATGGAGATAGATACCCTGAGGGATGCGCCTGTTGGGCAATGGGGACTTACCGAAGACGAAAATGGACAATTGTTTTATTCGAGTGCAGGGGGGGAAGTACCTGCCTTAGGATTCCAACAACACCCTACCTATGGTAATTTGGAGATGCCCGGCAAATGGGAGGAAGGATTCGAGAAGGTATGGCCGATTATCGGCACCCCTGACGTACAGGGAGGAAATAAACGTCTACGGGAAGATGGTACCTTGAACCACTTTACGGCGAGTTGTGGCCAATCTATATTTTTGGGCGACCAGCTTCCGGCCTATGGCGACCTCTTTATTCCGGAACCGGTGGGTAGATTGGTGCGTCGCGCCAAAGTAGAACACATAAACGGCAAGACTGTCTTGCGGAATCCTTATGGGGAAACCGAATTTTTGGCGTCCACCGATGCCAATTTTAGACCGGTAGAATCAAAGACCGGACCTGACGGCTGCCTGTATATCGTCGATATGTATAGGGGAATCATACAAGAGGGAAATTGGGTCCGTAAAGGAAGTTTTTTACGTCCCGTGGTCGAAAGAAAAGGCTTTGATAAACATATTGGCAAGGGAAGAATTTATAGAATCGTACATGAAAGCGGGAAACCTAGTAGGCCGGAGAGGTTGTTGGGGCGAACCAGTGAGGAATTGCTTTCGTATCTCGGTCATCCTAACGCATGGTACAGAAAAACGGCACAGAGGTTGTTGGTTCTTCGTAAGGACATTGCCGTGGTTGGCGAACTCAAGGATATGGTACAAGGTGAGGAAGCTTTTTATAAGTCGTGGTTCAACGATACGGATTTGGCCCTGGGCCGACTTCATGCCTTGTGGACCTTGGAAGGTATGGATGCCATAGACGAAACCCTCGTACTATCGGCTTTAGCGGATGAAGACGCAAGGGTAAGGCGTGCGGCCCTCCGGATCAGCGAACGCTTTCTAGAGGTATCGAACAAAGAAGTCTTTGCCGCGGTAAGTCAACTAAAGACAGATTCCGATAAGGAGGTCCTGGTACAGCTATTGTTGAGCCTTAGGTCGAGTCCGATAGGGGAAGCAAAGACAATGATGCAACAGGTCGTTTCTGGAAATGCTGAAAACGAGGCTCTAACGGTTATTGGCGAAGAAGGCATCAAAGACGTTCCTTTGGAAATAGAAACCTTGAAGAAGAAATACATTTTAGAACGTCCTGAGCTTAGGAATAGTGTGGTTAACGGATATGGTCATTTTAAGACAATTTGCGCGGCTTGCCACGGGCCAAATGGCGAAGGGATTAAGAATACGGCCCCTCGATTAGTCGGCTCTTCTAGGGTAAAGGGCAGTATTGATGTACCCTTGAGAATTGTCTTGAACGGCCTTACCGGTCCGGTAGATGGCATTAAATATGCTGGTGTAATGGCAGGAATGAAAGGGAACGACGATCAATGGATCGCCGATGTCTTGACCTATGTAAGAACCGAGCTGAACGATACCAATAGAATTACCGAAAGGGATGTGAAAAGGGTACGCGAAGAGGTAAAAGACCGCGAAGCGTATTGGACCCTTGAGGAGTTAACGGGAGGAAAGTAA
- a CDS encoding glycosyl hydrolase family 95 catalytic domain-containing protein: MRNSLKMVRALLVLCIGTIMGSCGEIPEVEVKLDWPSFLSDHDLVWEQLPEAYTEGAFMGNGMLGNMLYKVPGKNAIRMEICRSDVQDHRGDDQGETPYSRGRLPIGHFLLVPKGEIEEASMRLDLWNAETSAKIRTSAGEILLRSYVHAESMLVVTEVNATEGENGFEWKWEGEKAISPRQLWGIDKDQPFRVFEGYKENPPFELGETEGISYCLQPLLESGQTVTAWKEIDTGKGRTLVVNVSHSWPDNKAKDLAVATVAQTRAKHFSELERSHRQWWHNYYPQSFVSIPDNKFESFYWIQMYKLASATRKDRAYIDNHGPWLEKTAWPYATWNLNVQLTYWPVYTSNRLPLGESLLNALWDNRENLRNNLPEVYRKESYGIGRAAGTDCIASVGIPGVDSGDWILDQANTPEIGLLPWACHNLWLQYRYSMDESLLREKVFPLLRGAINYYLYFLKGGPDGKLHLPKTYSPEYGQSYDDCNFDLALIRWGCETLLESAEILQISDPLAPKWKDVLENLVDFPENEEGFMIGKDQAYDRSHRHFSHLLMVYPLHLVHIDQPNGRERIQRSLNHWQSKKEYLMGYSYTGASSMAATLGEGNLALDYLKGLWGEFLRPNTLYVEDGPCIETPLSGAQSIHDMLLQSWGNKIRVFPAMPDVWADASFADLRTEGAFLVSAKREKGKTDFVKIKSLAGAPLIIAPGIKGKILTSGKRKFKMENIGEGLFSIDLKKNEEVILHTDQTKHFVLKPVSEKRRVGNYYGSKAMKKKKEYKGLE, translated from the coding sequence ATGCGTAATTCATTGAAAATGGTAAGGGCCCTATTGGTCCTATGCATCGGTACGATAATGGGTAGCTGTGGCGAGATACCTGAAGTTGAGGTAAAACTCGATTGGCCGTCCTTTCTGTCCGATCACGATTTGGTTTGGGAACAATTGCCTGAAGCCTACACGGAAGGAGCTTTTATGGGGAACGGTATGCTAGGGAATATGCTCTATAAGGTTCCCGGTAAAAACGCTATTCGAATGGAAATCTGCCGTTCCGACGTTCAAGACCATAGGGGTGATGATCAAGGGGAAACACCGTATAGTCGAGGGCGTTTGCCAATAGGCCATTTTCTGTTAGTGCCCAAAGGGGAAATAGAAGAGGCTTCTATGCGCCTTGATTTGTGGAATGCGGAGACTAGCGCTAAAATTAGAACCAGTGCAGGTGAAATACTTCTCAGGTCTTATGTTCATGCCGAAAGTATGCTGGTGGTTACCGAAGTGAACGCCACCGAAGGGGAGAATGGTTTTGAATGGAAGTGGGAGGGGGAAAAGGCTATCAGCCCCAGACAATTGTGGGGTATTGATAAGGATCAGCCGTTTAGGGTTTTTGAAGGCTACAAAGAGAATCCTCCCTTTGAACTGGGGGAAACCGAAGGTATTTCCTATTGCTTACAGCCCCTCTTGGAATCGGGACAGACGGTAACGGCTTGGAAAGAAATCGATACGGGCAAGGGCAGGACCTTGGTGGTAAATGTATCCCACAGTTGGCCCGATAACAAAGCCAAAGACCTAGCAGTGGCAACAGTGGCCCAAACTCGCGCAAAGCACTTTTCGGAATTGGAGCGTAGCCATAGACAATGGTGGCATAACTATTATCCTCAGAGTTTTGTATCCATTCCCGATAATAAGTTCGAAAGCTTTTATTGGATACAGATGTACAAACTGGCATCGGCAACCAGAAAAGACCGGGCTTATATTGATAATCACGGCCCTTGGCTCGAAAAAACGGCATGGCCCTATGCTACATGGAATTTAAACGTACAATTGACCTATTGGCCGGTTTACACCTCAAACCGCTTGCCTTTAGGGGAGTCTTTGCTCAATGCTTTGTGGGATAATCGTGAAAACCTAAGGAACAATTTACCAGAAGTTTACCGAAAAGAGTCCTATGGAATCGGTAGGGCGGCAGGAACTGACTGCATTGCCTCGGTGGGTATTCCGGGAGTCGATTCGGGAGATTGGATACTTGACCAAGCGAATACACCTGAAATCGGGCTGCTTCCTTGGGCCTGTCATAATCTGTGGTTGCAATACCGGTATTCTATGGACGAATCGTTACTGAGAGAAAAGGTCTTTCCCTTATTAAGGGGGGCAATCAATTATTACCTCTATTTTCTTAAGGGAGGTCCCGATGGAAAATTACACTTACCCAAGACCTACTCCCCTGAATATGGGCAATCTTATGACGATTGTAATTTTGACTTGGCGTTGATCCGTTGGGGGTGTGAAACCTTGTTGGAGAGTGCGGAAATACTGCAAATTTCCGATCCCTTGGCTCCAAAATGGAAAGATGTATTGGAAAACCTAGTTGATTTTCCCGAAAATGAAGAAGGCTTTATGATAGGAAAGGACCAAGCCTATGACAGATCGCATCGTCATTTTTCACATTTATTAATGGTTTATCCCTTGCACCTGGTACATATTGATCAGCCTAATGGACGGGAACGGATACAGCGGTCATTAAATCATTGGCAATCTAAAAAAGAATACTTAATGGGGTATTCGTATACGGGTGCTTCGTCTATGGCCGCGACCCTAGGGGAGGGCAATCTGGCCTTAGACTATTTGAAAGGACTGTGGGGCGAATTTCTTCGGCCGAATACCTTATATGTTGAAGATGGGCCTTGTATCGAGACCCCGCTTTCAGGGGCCCAAAGTATTCATGATATGCTTCTGCAAAGTTGGGGAAACAAGATACGGGTATTTCCGGCAATGCCAGATGTCTGGGCCGATGCCAGTTTTGCCGACCTGAGAACGGAAGGGGCTTTTCTGGTTTCTGCCAAACGCGAAAAAGGAAAAACCGATTTTGTGAAAATAAAGAGTCTGGCAGGGGCCCCCTTGATAATAGCACCGGGAATAAAAGGGAAAATATTGACCTCGGGGAAGCGAAAATTTAAAATGGAGAACATAGGGGAAGGACTCTTTTCCATTGATTTGAAAAAAAATGAAGAGGTCATACTGCATACTGACCAAACAAAGCATTTCGTATTAAAACCCGTGTCCGAAAAACGACGCGTTGGCAACTACTACGGTTCAAAGGCCATGAAGAAAAAAAAGGAGTATAAGGGCTTGGAATAA